The nucleotide window AACAAAGCTTGGCCTACTTATTTTAGAATTTATTTAAGCCAATAAACAAAAGGGGATGAACTCTCTAAAGCACACAAATTTCATCTAAAGATTACTCCATAAgataatataaatcaaatattaaACTGTAACCCTTCAACTAGGTCGGGAATCCATAATCAATAACTACCCAGAAGCAGCCTCAGCCATCCCTACAGAAAATTCCAACTTCACTTATTATCCAAAGAGCGAGCAATCTCTAATTTCCAATTTATGCACCATTTTCTTAAATAGCAATCTCTTTTTTAACGACAATTTACAAGCCATGCATAGGAACCGCACAAAACCAACTCTGCAACTATGCAATTGATTTCAATCGAGCTGAGATAAGTATATTGACAGTACTGCTGCATCAATAAACCAGCAAAACGTGTTGTCCTGAAGAACATACACTCGAATCTAGATTAAGTCTACTCCTAGAGCAATGGCATCTGCAATAGGACAAGCAAATGTGCTTGCGCACTCACACTTTGATTTGCCCCGTGGGCAAGCCTTTCTTGTTGATGTCGTAGCCAAACATCCGGCGGCGGAGGTGGTAGCGGGCTGCGACAGGGATGAGCTTGAGCGCGACGCAGAAGCCAACGAGGCTCATGGCGCCGCATTTGAGGATGGATCGCTGCAGATCGGCGCCCAGCGGGTAGTGCACGAACGCGAGGTACGAGAACGGCGCGAGGAAGAGTGCCGCGGCCACAGCGGCCACGCGCAGGTTCGGCGGCCGGAGAACCGGTTCGTctggcaccgccgccgccgccgcatctgCCGGTGGCGCCTGCGGAGGCGGGTCCCCGGCAGCGGCCGCCGCGGGCCTGCGGCGGACGGCCATGGGAGGGAGGGACGGTTCGGGGCTTCGCTGACTTGGTGGCTCTCGACGAGATTGCCGCTCGAGGCCTCCTCGCGGTGCGTGCGGCGGTGGCGGGCTGCTGTCTGGTGGTCGCCGGCGGCGGGCAGCGAGGTCAAGAGGTTTTATATGAGTGGCGGCGGGGTGACGTGGTGCGCCCTCATTGGCTGGAGTCACGTGTTCGGCTGTCGGGTCCTGGAGTATATGGAGAGGGTCGTGTTGAGAACTGGATCTTGCGTGGAGTTGAAGCTCGTGTCTTCTTTGCAGCAGTGAAGTGTCTCTCTGTTAGGTGGGGTCGGCTCTCTAATTTGTGTCTCTGGCACGTTGGTCCCAAGGTGGTTAGGGGCTGTTAACAGTAGCCTCGTTTAGATGGGAGACGTGATTTGAACTTACAAAGAATGTTTCAAATTTACAGTTTCAAGCATGTAAGAATTCAAGGTTCATTTAAAACAGTTGCAGCCAGCACTCGCTACAGTACTGCACTAGAGTATTGTTGAAGCTGTATTGTAATTAGAGGTATAAATATATCTGTAGAAATGTAAAAATAGTGATTTTGACTCAAATTTaccatatatacacacacacacacaccgttTATGATACAAGACTATAGACCCACGAGACAAGTGCACCTCTGTAATTTGTTATAACTTCGCAATTGGCGAACAGACCCACTAATATTACAACGAATATAGACAACTAAGCATATATTACAACGAATATAGACAACTAAGCATAGAAGAAACTATGTCCAAGTCTGTCCAGTTTAGAAAGGTAACAGAAATTAACAATCTCACTACTCATTAAGGGTTTAGGATCATAAGTAGATTATTATATAATCTAAATTATACATGTGATTATTATAATCTAGATTATAGACTATAATGATCATAGTGTTTGGATTCCTAGTTATTGTGGTGGATTATTCTTGGTTCAAGTGAAAAAAATACTCATAACCACTAAAAAGTAGGTCCAAGGTAGATTATATGATTATTGTAACTAGGTGTTCTGATTACAATAACCAACCTCATAATCTAGCTTGTTTTTTAATCTATAATTATTATAATCAAAATGGATTCAAACAAGGTCTCAGGATGTGTTCAATGCATAAATTAGACCTGACCATTTTTGTTTGGGTTTGGCTGGGCCAAAAAACAAACCTGGTTTCTTTCGACTGGTTTTTTCGACTAAAAAATCTTGCCCACAAACATATCACGAGCCATGTTAGGCTAGCCTTTTTTTTGGTTCAGGCGGGCCACACTACTAGTTTTTAGCGTGAAAGTAATTGAAATAAATACATTGGGCTAGGTTGGGCCGAGATTTTTTTTAGTTTGCTTTATCTAAGCCCTGTCCGCTAAGATATTTGGGCCAGGCCAAAAATGCTCAAGTCTAGGACAAATGCCTTTTTTTTGCTTAAATAGACACGCTCAGTGGTTATTTGGATCTCTAAAATATAAACAGGTTTTACTTACACGAGTTTTCACCAGATTTTTAGGGAGACCAGTTTTATGTAGGTATATCAACTATTGCGGGTTTTATTAAACATGTGTTTTGGTCCTGCTAGCTAAAAAAACAGGATGACGAAAAAAAGATGTCCACTCGGTTCAAATCATAATTATCTTTTTTTTGCGAAGGAAATGATTATACCGTTTTTTAGAAAAATTCTCAAAAGTTGTTTATACTAATATACATTTTTTTCTTCAGTTTTGAGGAGATTGGGTTTTCCTTGTGGGAGTTTGTTGGATGGTCCTAACAAAAATTTAGGAGCAATCATTCTTGTGGGAGTTTGTTGGATAATCCAAACAAAAACTTAGGAGCAATCATGGTAGAATAAAATTTACAGAAGTTTATGTTTGTGAAACCGGAGATCCAAACAACCCCTTAAAGAGAGAGAGTATGATTAGTAGTGTTTGGAGAAGAGTCGTAACCTACAGTGAGagcatttttttttacaaaagtaTCCTTGTTCTTCACGATGTGATTGCTACTTTCTCTAAATAATAACATGGCTTTTCGGATCTATTTGGATTGGGGCCTGACAAACAAATACATGTGGGCTTATATAACCATAGTATTGTAATACTATAGTTTTCCAAAACCACAtcttccaaacatgcccttatttGTTTTGCGCCCTCGCCTTGGGAGCCGCACCGAGGCAGGTGCATCCGACCGAACACTTGGCGTCGGTGCATGGCCCAGGCGGTTTTTCCACGACGAGAAAGCAGACACCCCCTAAAATCGAAGACTTGACTGACCCAACCATCCTTTTGAGCTTGCACCAAATAGGTCCTTAGAGCAACTTCAATCCGAGCCTTCAAATTTTGCGTCCCCTATTCCCTCAAACAAACAGGAGCCCCTCGTCCATGTTCATAAAATTCCCCTATTTTACACTATATTGTCATAGGCTCTGCTCATCGACCCCACTTGAAGAGCCAAGCAAGAGGACAACGAATAGAAGAAATGGAAGTTTGTGCTTTAGAAGGATCTGATGTTGCTCATATTTTACAAGAGATActtaggccatgttcgcttcgctgaaaaaacaagccaaaacgcTGTTTCGgatgatttgttgggagagagaaaacactgttctggctaaaaacaagctgaaaagtacggattataagacaagcgaataggGCCTTAATATAAATCTGATCATCTTATAGCACGCCAAGAAATACGTAATGCTATGATCTAGGAAAAAAGAGTGCCTAATCACGAGGATCCGTCCGAACCTTTTCGAGTGCTCGTTCGAGAACCTCTCAGaataaaaaaaactcgacccgcAGGGTGTAAGGCAGCCCCCGggtattgcattaagaagaagaccttctcacacagatcgaacccccccccccccccgatacATAGAGCACTGTAGCTCATGTGAGAACAACCACGACGGTGGGGCGGGCGGGGGGAGTAAGACAGCCTCCGagtattgcattaagaagaagacacGTGAAAACAACCACGGCCGAGCTAGGTCTCAGACGTGTGCTTTGGCATGAGATAAACAAGGAGATTTTTTTAacccagcctgaaattcgctacCACAAGAAGTCAAACTCAGGACCTGATAAGTGCTACTTAGACCACCTAATCAACTCAGCTAGAGGCTCTTTCAATAACCTCGATCTGGTTAGAGTATTTCTTAGCCGTCGGCTGTTTATTCAAGCAGCGATGTCGCCAGCCCACCAGAAAAGCAACACAAGTGCGCACACAAGTGTCACGCGTTGTACAGGTTTAAGAGGTTGTTTGACTCCTACAATGCTCCAAGCTGACattagcagcctgttcgtttcggctgaaacgatcgtggattattacttctagctggtttggtgtgagagaaaaatactgttctgacttataatccacgatcgtttacgacccagCGAACATGCTGCAGATCATTTTGGTAGCCATCTTGGTAAAAATAACGACGTGGATAGGTGATCAAAATTTGGTAGAAATCAAACAAGTCGAATAAGTTCATTTGATGTTACCAGCACGCAGCCACACGTATTTGATGAGTTTGAAATTTCAAATGTGAGGATTTATGTTTCCAGTTAATTCTAACACATGTTTTAGGGATGAGATAAAAATTTACAATAAAATTATAGGAATGAAAAAATACTTCAAAACAAACAAGGAATTTTAGTAACGTTTCGGTTGAGGGCCTTGAAATTTGTAGAAAGAAAGCTATAATGTATAAAAAAAAGATAGAATCCTAATGAAAATTGAGAAATTACTTGTAGCATCTCGTCCAAAATCATATccttaaaaaaaattatactcTGTAATATTTTTTGAAAACATTATTTACGAAATGATCTGTGATAGTGCTAGGACAACAAAAAAAAGGTTCATATGCATGAGAATGCGTGTATGTGTGTGAGCGTTTGTGTCTTTTCTAAAAAAAGATCAACATTATGTAAACAAGAAGGAGTTTTTTTTAACTAATATAAATATTTTATTAAAAATCAACAGTAGTGCCAAACGAAaacaaaaagaaattcatttttcTGATGCACATGGGATATCGCAACTAATGCAAGCTGAATTCCAAAGAACGCAACTAGTTTTCATCGTGCACTGGAAGGCTGGAAGCACGGGAGGAAAAAGTCCTTTTTACATTCGTAATCACTGCAGTCTAGTTTTTCTTGTCAAATTCCAAAATCATGCATCTTATCTCTGGTTCGAAATGATTTAGAAGACGGTTTTGTCAATAAAAATTTAGTTAAAAATCTAGAAAATAATGACAAGATTTTTAGAAGCTTAGagatattttctacggtttaataACCTTATTAAGTATTTAGAGAATTTTTTAAGAAAAAGAGCAATCTGTCTAGAAACCACAAACAGAATAGAGAGGTAATTTGTATGGTTTTATAATTTTTAAAAGTTCAGAAGCAAATCAGATTCATGGACCTAAAATGGACATTTTTTAAGCACACGCTGCGAGTAGTCCAAAGCGAGTGCGTTCACCAACTGCTAAGAAAAGCGCGCGGTCAGGCCCGTGGCGCCCCACGTACAAAGTACAGCCCAAGCCCACGAATCGCCCCCCCGCATCGACAAATACCACCAACCCAAGCAACACTTCGTCAAATGCCCCCCGTGCCGTCCTCCTTCCTCCCAAGACCCAGGCTTCCAGCTCCAGCCCCACCTCGCCTCTCCCCTCCCCAAACCCTACACCTCGGCCCCCGGCCTTCGGCCTTCGGCCTTCGCCGTCCCCGACTCACCGCCGCCCAACCCCACAGCGCAGCGCCGGCGCCGAACCGGACCCTGCCGTGCGGTCGGCCGCGCGGACGGTCACCCCCtcggcgccgccggccgccgccgccgcctttgaTGTCTCCCACCTGCGACCTCGGCTTCCTCTGGCCCCGGTCGCAGAAGAGCTCTCAAGAGGTCGTCCCCCGAGGGGCCGCTTCCTGCGCCCAGCGATTGGCCTCCCCACCGCAGCCGAGatgagctgcggcggcggcgagaaGGTACTGTCCGCGTGCTTGCATTGGCGTCGTCGTTTGGGCGTAATTGCGTGGTTTCACTTTCGGTAATGGTTGTCCGGCTCCCATGGCGTGGCGCATTAAAGTGAGGCGGGGTGGTTGAGGGTTGGGGGTGCGGGCGAGTTAGATTGGATTGGGGGTTTCGTAGTACCTGGCAGGCACGATGATTCAATGCTGCTGCACGTGTATGAATCGTACTCCCGTTACTGGATGCATAAGCAATTAATTCATATGTATCGAACCATGGACTCTATTTGGATGTTCATTTGGATTATGATCATTGATAACTGCTATGTTATTCTGGCTCCCGACGATTGCGTCTGTAACGCGCGTGGGAGTATAGCAGTATTCTGCTGTAATTCAAAGCTGAAATTAAAGTATCCTTAAATGCATATAGCCCCTTTCCAAAGGGCTCTCTGTACAATTATTTTGATATGcagtagattttttttttttttgctgcgtAAGTTACTTGTTAACAATAAAAGCTGCTCTGTTGTGATGCAGATGTTGCTGTTTGGGTCCTTTACGGAGGATGAGACTAAGTTGTTCCAGGGTCAGCCTCTCAAAAGTCCAACTAAAAGCGTCAGCAAAGAATGTGAGCGGACGGAGATCCAGTTTGGCACCCTGAACTTTTCAGTGCTGAATTTAGAGAAAATATCTATTTCAAGTGTTGTTCTTCCTGCAAAATCAGCAAACGGCGAGACCAGTGCCATCGCAAAGGAGAATGCATGCGGTAATGAAAAGAAAGCTGCAGGATCAAGCCTTCCAAATGGTGGACCAGTTCTGGCTAATGGATGCCCCCCTGTTAATGTTCCTGCTAACAATGGTGTTTTTCAGAATGTGAAGAAGATAGAGACTGTTGTCCCACCAGTTGTGCCTGTCAAAAGCATCAGCAATCCAACACCACAAATGACGTTGGAGGTGCACAAGGATGGCATCGAACCCACTCAAAGCAGAAAGTTAGACAAGGAAAGGGAAATTACTGAAAATGGTAGCCCGATTGTCGATACACCCATTGTCGCAGCTCCAGTGGAAGAGGCAGTCACTAGCCTAAATAAGAAGGCCTCTCAGAACATGCCCTTGCTTCCACATGGTTTGAGGAACACAGGAAATATCTGCTTTCTGAATGCAACTTTGCAGGCATTGCTTTCATGCTCGCCTTTTGTCCACCTATTGCAGGATTTGAGGAACCGTAGTATACCTAAGGTACTTGTACCTAATCAAATCGGTCTGATGCAATTTTGGCGCTTATTTGATTTCCTTTGTTCTGACCACTTCTTTCATTTTAGGTTGGCTACCCAACTCTGAGTGCATTTGTTGAGTTGATCTCTCAATTCGGTGTGGCTGACGAGTCAGTTATCAAGAAAAATGAGAAGGCTATTACTGTTGCTGCAAAACCACTTAATCCTGCCATGTTTGATGCTGTTCTCAGAAACTTTACACCAGATGTGCCGGCTGGAGTAACTGCTCGGCCAAGGTAAGTGCTTGTGGTTCTGTTCTTTGGTATGTTTTTTCCTTGAGCAAAACTCCTCAAGTTGTGGATTCCGAATCGAATATAGCATTTACGCCATGAAAGGATTTATCTCATTGAGTAGCAAGTAGCAAGACCTGGATGACTACATATTTATAGGGTTTTAGCTGATTCAAATCTTGTGTATCTATGTTGCAAGCTTTGCTTGCAATCATGGTCACACGATCATTTTCAGAGTCTCCCAAATGCCAAATTCACCTCCTAAATGGGCTGTGGGCCTTTCATGGTGACCATATGCATCAATATCGAGTTTATTCTGACAAAGTTGTCTGTAAATACATTGAGCATGTTGTTATCTTTTTAATTTTGTTTGTTAGTGTCCTTTATAAACTGTTGTCTCCCTTGCAATGAAGCTTTTGGTTTAGTTTGTGATGCTATATGCTGTTGGGATCGCTACTACAACCGCGCAGGAAGTAATCGTGGTGCGTAGGAGGGCGAGGCTTGGGttcccggcggcggcgaggatgCGACACCGTCCTGTTGGCCGGCGTCATGAGCGAGAGAGCTAGGTTGAgtgcgcgcgcgagagagagagagagagcgggagaGATTGCAATCAATCTCCAGCTGAGTTTCTCATTAACCAAGTGTTTGGGCTTTATAGCCAAATCCTAACAAATCACAAACTGAATAACAATTCCAAATCTGAGATCCTATAATCTAGGAACGGCGCCCACTCTGGACGCGATCACCAAGCTGAGCCGCGCGCCATGCGTGTCGCCTGCGCACTCAGCCACGGTGGCTCCGCTTATGGCATTGATACACCTGGCCCACCATAACATATGCACTTTTGCGCTCTGCAGGCAGGAAGATGCTCAAGAGTTTTTAAGTTTTGCCATGGATAGAATGCATGATGAACTGTTGAAGCTTAATGGCAATGGATCAAATTCCAAGGAGGGTATGGTTGTTTCTTCTGTGGATGATGATGCTTGGGAGACAGTTGGACGAAAGAACAAATCTGCAATAGTTAGAACTCAGAGTTTTGTTCCCTCTGAGCTAAGTGCTATTTTTGGAGGGCAGCTACAGAGTGTTGTGAAAGCTGCAGGTAAATTTTGTCTTGTCCTGAGGGAGATGACTCAGTTTTTCTGTAAACAACTGTATATCTATCTAGCTATATCTCTTTGAAAGAACTTGGAAAGTTGTGCTTTTTCAGTTTTTCTTGATTTGTTATGCCCGCATCATGTTTCCATGAACACATTCCCTGTTTATCTGGTTGTTGTCACCTTTTGCCTCCTCCTGTGCATGCTGTCATTGCTTTTTTTCGTCTCTAACCAGCCCAATATCAGGCTCAATACTTCATGTTTCAAGAGCATTCTACATGTTGTCGATTAATGAAGTGTCTGTCTATGTTAGCCCTTTGATATAATGAAAAAGGATCTAGGACTTTTCTGTGTCCTGTAAGGTAATTCTACGTTGTTGTCATTGCCATTGAAGATAATAATGCACGGATGCATCTCAGCACTAACCCAGCTACCCTGCTAAGTTAAAACTGCCCCCACTTGTGCTGTTTCCTATCCGTCTTTTCTGCAATGGAATATGATATCATGATCTCATTAGTTATTCACCATAGGGATAGGCTGAAATTTATGTTTGAGTAGGCCCACTTGTGCTGTTTCCTATCCGTCTTTTCAGTGTTGTATACTGATGAATACACCTTCCAGGTAACAAAGCATCAGCTACTGTCCAGCCCTTCCTACTGCTCCATCTTGATATATTCCCAGATGCTGTTCAGACACTTAATGATGCACTTCGTCTGTTCTATACTCCCGAATCTTTGGAAGGATACAGAACAGCTGCTGGAAAGGTATCTACCTTGTCACCTTTGTGTTTAGTATATCTTTAGCATCGAATTTCATCGTCACACAATACAATTTGTGTCATGAAATGCATTTTGCTAGCGAGCGACTTGTAAAGACGAAACTGCAAAATATGCATCTTCTAGTTTGTTTTACCTTTAGATGCATTTCTAGAATGCTTTTTATGAATTTTTTATTCGTGCCTCTATTTAAGGTGGGTTTATGACCTGTATGTTAACTtttttctatttattaatgggctTTTCTCTTGAAATTGCTATAAGTTAAATTTAGCCTGACCTGTACTTTTctccattttatttattttgggtgCCATAGTGCAGCTCTTCTTTCATTAAACAGACACAGTAACTTATTGCAGTCAACTACAGTTATAACGTAGTATCAAACTTGATCTTGCAGGCTGGTTTGGTGACAGCTAGAAAATCATTCAAGATACACGCACTTTCAAAGATAATGATACTGCACTTGAAGAGGTTCAGTTATGGAAATCATGGGAGCACTAAAGTCTATAAGCCACTCCACTTCCCAAAAGAACTGGTTCTTAGTCGTGATCTGCTGAGCTCACCATCAACAGAGGTGATAATTTGCTCGACATGCATTTGTAAATGTGTTTTTTCCCCAACATATTTGTGACTTCTTATATGGGTTTGTAGGTGCAGGCATGCTTTATGTCTCTAGTTGCATCTGTTGTCCTGATTGTTTGATATTTAGTATCAGTATCTTTAAGCATAAACTCATTGTACAGCGATCATGTGGTCGTAACACATTGAAATGACATTACAATTGATTGGTACTACTAAATCACTTGATCTAACTGTTCGTCTTTGTTGTGTACAGGGTAGAAATTATGAGCTTGTTGCAACCATCACTCATCATGGGAGGGACCCATACAGGGGGCACTACACTGCTCACGCAAAGCATGCCAACGGGCAATGGCTTCGCTTCGACGATGACGCTGTTGTGCCCGTTGGCGAGAATGATGTCTTGCATGACCAAGCATATATCCTCTTCTACAAACAAGTCTGAAAGCACTACGTAGTTGATTAGTTGCTCTTTCGTATTGCTGCTGCTTAAACATCCAGATATACCATCTAACTATCGTCCTGTTAATGTAGCAGCCGAGTAACAGCAGAGTATTTATGTGAAGTACCGTGGTGCTGCCTGTGTTTATTATTATATATGCTTGGTCATATAGCGAGAGGGGGATTTGTCTTCAGCCCATTTTGAGGTTCTGTAAAATTCAACTGCTCATCATTGTAATGACCAGCGAAGTAATCATGGCATGTTAATCATGGTCACCCCTGTCGCTGACAGCTGCTGAAATGGTGGTGTGATTGGTTGCATGTGGCATGCCATGGTTCTCTGAATTGGTTGTTGAGAAGAAGACATTGCCATCAGCGTGCCATGTGCCCTGTCTTTGGGAGTGTCATCAAGAGGTGCAGGACAATGTCAGCTGGTGTATGTGCCTTGCAAGCATGATTAGCGTGTTAGGAAAGCTTCAAATTATTTCATTTTGAAGGTGTCGTATCCCTTTCATGGATCCTGACGGCTGTAGGGAAGGTGTGCGGCCGACATGAACTTTTGTTGTGGCTTGCAAAGTATATGATTTATATACAGTGCGCCAACAGAAACCTGGCTTCTAAATGCAGTTGGTTGTTGAAACAATATTCCAAGAGAGGACAAGTGTGACGAATGGACTGAAGTGGTTGTCACATAGGCAATCTGATGATATCGCAAATGTACAGCAAACTGAGCTAATCTATGCGAGATTGTTGCAATCTGTTGTTAAACTACCATCGGTTATACCTGCTGGCAGACAGTGCAACTGGCAGTCATACATAGTAGGTTGATTTGTGGTATCAGGCAAATTCTGTTTTAGAACCACCATCCGTTACACCTGTTGGCAGGCAGTGCAACTGGCCGTCCCAAGGTTGCTTGGTGGTATTGCCGAGCAGGCAAAATTAGTGGTTCATGTTCATCAGTGTTTCCTACGGCCTCTGTTTCAAGGACCGATTCTTTTCAGTGGATGCAGACCGCTTGACATCCCAAAGAGTCATCTGGAGAGTGGAGATTAGCTTGGCACATGTAGGAtcctcagcctgttcgtttgacattggcttatcgtaaacgatcataaattttcagccggaacagtatttttctctcacacaaactagccaacagtacttcttcacga belongs to Miscanthus floridulus cultivar M001 chromosome 4, ASM1932011v1, whole genome shotgun sequence and includes:
- the LOC136550539 gene encoding ubiquitin carboxyl-terminal hydrolase 24, encoding MSCGGGEKMLLFGSFTEDETKLFQGQPLKSPTKSVSKECERTEIQFGTLNFSVLNLEKISISSVVLPAKSANGETSAIAKENACGNEKKAAGSSLPNGGPVLANGCPPVNVPANNGVFQNVKKIETVVPPVVPVKSISNPTPQMTLEVHKDGIEPTQSRKLDKEREITENGSPIVDTPIVAAPVEEAVTSLNKKASQNMPLLPHGLRNTGNICFLNATLQALLSCSPFVHLLQDLRNRSIPKVGYPTLSAFVELISQFGVADESVIKKNEKAITVAAKPLNPAMFDAVLRNFTPDVPAGVTARPRQEDAQEFLSFAMDRMHDELLKLNGNGSNSKEGMVVSSVDDDAWETVGRKNKSAIVRTQSFVPSELSAIFGGQLQSVVKAAGNKASATVQPFLLLHLDIFPDAVQTLNDALRLFYTPESLEGYRTAAGKAGLVTARKSFKIHALSKIMILHLKRFSYGNHGSTKVYKPLHFPKELVLSRDLLSSPSTEGRNYELVATITHHGRDPYRGHYTAHAKHANGQWLRFDDDAVVPVGENDVLHDQAYILFYKQV